In Ursus arctos isolate Adak ecotype North America unplaced genomic scaffold, UrsArc2.0 scaffold_29, whole genome shotgun sequence, the following proteins share a genomic window:
- the ZNF451 gene encoding E3 SUMO-protein ligase ZNF451 isoform X4 gives MGDPGSEIIESAPPAGPEASEATTDENEDDIQFVSEGPLRPVLEYIDLVSSDDEEPSTSHSDRMPESKVPSSENHRPEMCSSCSVPLPIGDSSSSSGSCTSSPQRIVSQPSSVENPLENQRNDQNNSDIKISETETLKPSQNYQTLPSSPVLVPQESLASSEVKEDLPVESSSASQHGQDAILYLQTQVAEMSRVIRDLQSRSCFRFHHSRPSENSSVPWDISTSKDENLSTVDEEADCKSPSADDKGQPTDPSQSSFTGLLKRMEQRGVIKRVTLQSEAESCEGKPDYVTSKKRLVPPLHPLLRIATTEVFKDPADCHPSSFMGHRVYPVAKDTSPFQPNPPAEGPIVEALEHSKRGSTTSPLDSTSKEMEVMGCRFYHAASIAARAASYMAYMTQYQRKLWEDMEDLVHDPEFDRGKARCIISDGMDAGLWQLCTTRDIMDSVVRVMAMAIDYRRQAWLRLTSLTKKTQEKISHLPFDGTSLFGQDVNAVVAEENSIKENDYRDHNKYYNQHRYFYSHDQKAHYHNRGYSKGDWYKPRNHPYRYRKKGESPERHGYKN, from the exons ATGGGAGACCCGGGGTCGGAG ATAATAGAGTCTGCCCCCCCAGCCGGGCCTGAGGCATCTGAGGCAACAACGGATGAAAATGAAGATGACATTCAGTTTGTTAGT GAAGGGCCGTTAAGACCTGTTCTTGAATACATTGATCTGGTCAGCAGTGATGATGAAGAGCCTAGCACCTCTCATAGTGAT AGAATGCCTGAGTCTAAGGTGCCATCCTCTGAGAATCATCGCCCAGAAATGTGCTCTAGCTGCAGTGTTCCTCTTCCCATTGGAGACAgcagctcctcctctgggagtTGCACCAGCAGTCCACAAAGGATAGTTTCTCAACCTTCTTCTGTTGAGAACCCATTGGAGAACCAGAGAAATGatcaaaataattcagatattaagATCTCTGAGACAGAGACACTTAAACCATCACAAAATTATCAGACTCTGCCTTCATCTCCAGTTCTGGTCCCCCAAGAATCTTTGGCCTCTTCAGAGGTCAAGGAGGATTTACCTGTAGAGTCTTCTTCAGCTTCACAGCATGGACAGGATGCCATCCTTTATCTTCAGACACAAGTGGCTGAGATGTCCCGAGTGATACGTGATCTGCAGTCTAGGAGCTGTTTTAGATTTCATCATTCTAGGCCAAGTGAGAACTCCTCAGTGCCATGGGACATCTCCACCTCCAAGGATGAAAATTTATCCACAGTTGATGAAGAAGCTGACTGCAAATCCCCCTCAGCTGATGACAAAGGACAACCAACTGACCCCAGTCAGTCTAGTTTCACAGGTCTTTTGAAAAGAATGGAACAGAGAGGTGTTATAAAGAGAGTAACGTTACAATCTGAAGCAGAATCGTGTGAAGGGAAACCTGATTATGTGACCTCTAAGAAACGTTTGGTTCCTCCATTGCATCCTCTTCTGAGAATTGCCACCACTGAGGTTTTTAAAGACCCTGCTGATTGCCATCCTTCTTCCTTCATGGGGCACAGGGTATATCCTGTGGCCAAGGATACCTCTCCTTTCCAACCAAATCCACCAGCTGAGGGCCCTATTGTAGAAGCATTAGAGCACAGCAAAAGAGGAAGCACAACATCTCCTCTAGATTCTACCTCAAAAGAAATGGAGGTTATGGGTTGTAGATTCTACCATGCTGCTTCCATTGCAGCCCGGGCTGCTAGCTACATGGCCTATATGACTCAATATCAGCGTAAACTCTGGGAAGATATGGAGGATCTGGTTCATGACCCGGAGTTTGATCGTGGAAAAGCAAGATGTATAATATCTGATGGCATGGATGCAGGCCTTTGGCAGCTTTGTACTACTAGGGACATAATGGATTCTGTAGTTAGAGTTATGGCAATGGCAATAGACTACAGAAGACAAGCCTGGCTCCGACTTACATCTCTCACTAAGAAAACCCAGGAGAAGATCTCACACTTGCCCTTTGATGGTACTTCCCTCTTTGGACAAGATGTGAATGCTGTTGTTGCAGAAGAAAACAGTATTAAAGAAAATGACTATAGAGACCACAACAAATACTATAACCAGCATCGATACTTTTATAGTCATGATCAGAAAGCACATTATCACAATAGAGGGTATTCCAAAGGAGATTGGTACAAACCTCGAAACCACCcctatagatacagaaaaaagggAGAATCTCCTGAACGCCATGGGTACAAGAATTAA